In Desulfoplanes formicivorans, a single genomic region encodes these proteins:
- a CDS encoding DUF1097 domain-containing protein: MNYHIAVALTSCVLAGVFGQFSADWGMLGWIGFASWAAFFAAGGGIKGAQKTVVTNLFGVAIGCAVVYIASVTGMSNPMLLPLMGGVFIMCAAGYFSFLSFVPGSFIGCAAYLGSGALALESIASLLVGIILGFIAERGALMLAKGKK; the protein is encoded by the coding sequence ATGAATTATCATATCGCAGTAGCATTGACATCGTGCGTTCTTGCTGGAGTATTCGGACAATTTTCCGCAGATTGGGGTATGCTCGGGTGGATCGGGTTTGCCTCGTGGGCCGCTTTTTTTGCAGCTGGAGGGGGGATCAAGGGAGCACAGAAAACCGTTGTCACCAACCTGTTTGGCGTCGCCATCGGATGTGCCGTTGTCTATATTGCTTCTGTTACGGGTATGAGCAATCCCATGCTTCTGCCGTTGATGGGTGGTGTTTTTATTATGTGTGCTGCAGGGTACTTTTCATTTCTTTCATTTGTTCCGGGTTCATTTATCGGATGTGCTGCCTACCTGGGTTCGGGTGCCCTGGCTCTTGAGTCCATTGCATCCCTACTCGTGGGGATCATTTTGGGATTTATTGCAGAACGCGGTGCCTTGATGCTCGCCAAGGGAAAAAAATAA
- a CDS encoding sensor histidine kinase — MKIGKMIRTDWVSLIVLGSCLCLSSTALAKNPHPLKRKVSILYISNFSSQYYWNNIIKKQIMKHFDSLEIPLDFYEEVLDVRRKDPRSRDAIFSILKKLYKEKYRNIKIDLIISSDDSIVGSLGRKLFPDVPFLFCYARNDLKKNLIDMGNASATIDHRNPETIIDIGIKLHPNIKHICIVSDYSEVSIFFSNQIQNIEKFYPQRKFVYIRTDNINELVDKLRQLDNNTFIIDTSYYSSPFEEFSHRKTKSIVFETTQLPVYSLWSNPVGNGVVAGMDLDPFKHGSTAARLAVQIIQQGSADNVPPVFVPEERVYFDYEMLTLFSIPEDILPPTAVVINKPLSFFEKYRATLALIFVVVVFFSIIITMLIVALRQKKREKKVLTMEIDVKNKEAEAREKLQQAKKMEALGTFSLGIAHDLNGVLGSISTCSRLAQQEISSESRAYEDLHQIDISIQRAIDLIRKISKKGNIYTKAPLPLKKAMDESMHVLNSQIPKTVEFNYENNIGDAKVLLDPGEIHQIVQNLCVNAVQAMDGHGRLSVCVHEDCKLKEIVISVTDTGKGIPGDHVERIFDPYFTTKKDKGGKGLGLFIVHNIIDSISGKITVKNSMNAGTCFQLYIPIAE, encoded by the coding sequence ATGAAAATAGGCAAGATGATAAGAACAGATTGGGTGAGTTTGATTGTCCTTGGCTCTTGTTTGTGCTTGTCGTCGACGGCTTTGGCAAAAAATCCTCATCCCCTAAAAAGAAAAGTAAGCATACTCTATATAAGCAATTTCAGCTCTCAATATTATTGGAATAATATAATAAAAAAACAAATCATGAAACATTTTGATTCATTGGAAATTCCTTTGGATTTTTATGAGGAAGTGCTTGATGTACGAAGAAAAGATCCACGCTCAAGAGATGCTATTTTTTCTATTTTAAAAAAATTATATAAAGAAAAATATCGAAATATCAAAATTGATCTGATTATAAGCAGCGATGACTCCATCGTTGGCTCATTGGGAAGAAAACTTTTTCCAGATGTTCCATTTTTATTTTGTTATGCGAGAAACGATCTTAAAAAAAATTTGATTGATATGGGCAACGCTTCAGCAACGATTGACCACAGAAATCCTGAAACAATAATAGATATTGGTATAAAACTGCATCCAAACATCAAGCACATTTGCATTGTTTCAGACTATTCTGAAGTTTCCATATTTTTTTCCAATCAAATTCAAAACATTGAAAAATTTTACCCACAAAGAAAATTTGTCTATATTCGTACAGACAACATAAATGAATTGGTTGATAAACTTCGACAACTTGATAATAATACATTTATTATTGATACAAGTTACTACTCCTCCCCTTTTGAAGAATTTTCCCACCGAAAAACCAAATCCATTGTTTTTGAAACAACCCAGTTGCCAGTATACAGTCTGTGGAGCAATCCCGTGGGCAATGGTGTTGTTGCCGGGATGGACCTTGACCCCTTTAAGCATGGAAGTACGGCTGCTCGACTTGCCGTACAGATCATCCAGCAGGGATCGGCAGACAATGTTCCTCCTGTTTTCGTTCCCGAAGAACGTGTTTATTTTGATTATGAAATGCTCACTTTGTTTTCCATCCCCGAGGACATACTCCCCCCCACCGCGGTTGTAATCAACAAGCCCCTTTCGTTTTTTGAAAAATATCGTGCAACATTAGCCCTGATCTTTGTAGTTGTAGTATTTTTTTCGATTATTATCACAATGTTAATCGTGGCTTTGCGACAAAAGAAACGAGAGAAAAAAGTGCTCACCATGGAAATAGACGTAAAGAACAAGGAGGCAGAAGCACGGGAAAAGTTGCAGCAGGCCAAAAAAATGGAGGCATTGGGTACGTTTTCACTTGGTATAGCCCACGATCTGAACGGGGTGCTTGGCAGTATTTCAACATGCTCGCGGTTGGCACAACAAGAAATTTCTTCGGAAAGCCGTGCGTATGAAGATTTGCATCAGATAGATATCAGCATACAACGGGCAATAGATCTTATCCGGAAAATTTCCAAAAAAGGAAATATCTACACCAAAGCACCTCTTCCACTGAAAAAGGCCATGGACGAGTCCATGCACGTTTTGAATTCACAAATCCCAAAAACTGTTGAATTCAATTATGAAAACAACATCGGTGATGCAAAGGTGCTGCTTGATCCCGGCGAAATCCACCAGATTGTACAAAATCTTTGCGTCAATGCCGTCCAGGCGATGGATGGGCATGGCCGGCTATCTGTTTGTGTGCATGAAGATTGCAAACTAAAGGAAATCGTCATTTCGGTCACTGATACAGGGAAAGGCATCCCCGGCGATCATGTGGAGCGCATCTTTGACCCTTATTTTACCACCAAAAAAGACAAAGGGGGCAAAGGTCTTGGATTGTTTATCGTTCACAATATCATTGATTCGATTTCCGGAAAAATTACCGTTAAAAACAGTATGAACGCAGGAACGTGCTTTCAATTGTATATTCCAATCGCAGAGTAA
- a CDS encoding sigma-54-dependent transcriptional regulator, which yields MTHKILIVDDDLSVQYALKRIIENHGHDVISACTLEEGFAHAQVYSFSVVLLDIGLPDGNGMDAIGNFSQSPGHPEIIIITGLGTEDDVSRALASGAYDYISKHAPMEEVIATLDQALSLWESTTHDSHGSPGPQGKRFSRDRLCGSSAPFMRSLALAEQYARVDSNVLILGETGTGKELFARTIHDNSARKSSPFVTVDCASLPDSLAQSILFGHVKGAFTSADVPQRGLVAEAEQGTLFFDEIGELPLDVQKIFLRVLQEKTYRLVGSTREIACDFRLIAATNRNLLQMVEDGKFRKDLYFRLQTCILELVPLRQRKEDIEELVAFFIERFCDFYRQPLRSCTPVFMQALTSYPWPGNVRELMHAIEYALSASRSSDPLSVHHLPGKIRVHGVKQKFVKNITMRHKTTSNRSCADRNLLQKNNFPEFAEYRKNVLYQAEKNYMHQLSSLANKNIQYMMHLSGLSKSRCYALMKKYLS from the coding sequence ATGACACATAAAATACTTATTGTAGATGATGACCTGAGCGTACAATACGCTCTAAAGCGCATCATAGAAAATCATGGCCATGATGTTATTTCTGCATGCACCCTTGAGGAAGGTTTTGCACATGCGCAGGTGTACTCTTTTTCCGTGGTTTTATTGGACATAGGATTGCCGGATGGTAATGGGATGGATGCCATTGGTAATTTTTCGCAAAGCCCGGGACATCCTGAAATCATTATCATAACGGGTCTGGGTACCGAAGATGATGTGAGCAGAGCCCTTGCATCCGGGGCGTATGACTATATTTCAAAACACGCACCCATGGAAGAGGTCATCGCAACCTTGGATCAGGCCCTTTCCTTGTGGGAATCTACGACTCATGACAGCCATGGATCTCCCGGACCTCAAGGAAAACGTTTTTCCCGGGACCGTCTGTGCGGTTCGAGCGCTCCTTTTATGCGATCCCTGGCCCTGGCAGAGCAATATGCCCGCGTTGATTCCAATGTGCTGATTCTTGGAGAAACCGGAACAGGTAAAGAGCTTTTTGCACGCACCATCCATGACAACAGTGCCCGAAAATCATCCCCTTTTGTTACCGTGGACTGCGCAAGTCTGCCGGATTCCCTGGCTCAGAGTATTCTTTTTGGACATGTCAAGGGAGCGTTTACCAGCGCAGATGTGCCCCAACGCGGCCTTGTAGCCGAAGCCGAGCAGGGGACCTTGTTTTTTGACGAGATTGGGGAGTTGCCCCTTGATGTTCAAAAAATATTTTTGCGGGTTCTCCAGGAAAAAACATATCGTCTGGTGGGAAGTACCCGAGAAATTGCGTGTGATTTTCGACTTATTGCGGCGACCAACAGAAATCTGCTGCAGATGGTGGAAGATGGAAAGTTTCGAAAAGATCTTTATTTCAGATTGCAGACCTGCATTCTGGAACTTGTTCCGCTGAGGCAAAGGAAAGAGGATATAGAAGAGCTGGTTGCTTTTTTCATCGAACGGTTTTGTGATTTTTACAGGCAGCCTTTGCGATCATGCACCCCGGTCTTTATGCAGGCGTTAACCAGTTACCCCTGGCCAGGTAATGTCAGAGAATTGATGCATGCCATCGAGTACGCACTCTCCGCATCCAGATCTTCAGACCCCCTTTCTGTACATCATTTACCTGGAAAGATACGCGTCCATGGAGTAAAACAGAAGTTCGTCAAAAACATCACAATGAGACACAAGACAACGAGTAATCGTTCTTGTGCTGATAGAAACTTATTACAAAAAAACAACTTCCCCGAATTTGCCGAGTACAGAAAGAATGTTTTATATCAAGCTGAAAAAAACTATATGCATCAACTATCCAGTCTTGCGAACAAAAATATTCAATACATGATGCATTTAAGTGGGCTTTCAAAATCTCGTTGCTATGCGCTTATGAAAAAATATCTTTCATGA
- a CDS encoding tyrosine-type recombinase/integrase, whose translation MRPDNLNALYRKACCETSIDLVAKLLYGCELGLFECQKLRVQDINFDAMVLTVHNGKGKKDRAPPLPETILPDLNDQLRTVVHLYPYLQEHDPKRERVLWIFDSGAVFGCRNDQ comes from the coding sequence ATCAGACCGGACAACCTTAACGCTCTTTATAGGAAAGCTTGCTGCGAAACATCAATTGATCTGGTAGCCAAGCTGCTATATGGTTGCGAGCTCGGGCTCTTCGAATGCCAGAAACTGCGGGTGCAGGATATCAACTTTGACGCTATGGTCCTCACTGTCCATAACGGCAAGGGCAAGAAGGACCGCGCGCCCCCTCTGCCTGAGACAATCCTTCCTGATCTCAATGATCAACTCCGAACCGTGGTCCACCTATACCCATACCTTCAAGAGCACGACCCAAAAAGAGAAAGAGTCCTCTGGATTTTTGATTCCGGAGCGGTCTTCGGTTGCAGGAACGATCAGTGA
- a CDS encoding RNA-directed DNA polymerase gives MWTPVGALTSQVIANVYLDRLDHFVKDALGVKRYVRYMDDTVIVSNDKAGLRQTLERIKEYLAADLSLRLNPKTRIYPASQGVDFCGYRIWKTHILPRKRTVKKTRRRMKGFVHRYANGTISAETIRQSLSSWLGYMKHCNGYRTTIGELKRISQECRRCGVNFGELFWWLRDKTG, from the coding sequence ATCTGGACACCTGTTGGTGCACTGACGTCGCAAGTTATCGCCAATGTTTATCTGGACAGGCTTGACCACTTTGTAAAGGACGCCCTCGGCGTCAAGCGATATGTCAGATATATGGACGATACCGTGATTGTTTCCAACGACAAGGCGGGGTTGAGGCAAACGCTTGAGCGCATCAAAGAGTATCTCGCTGCAGACCTGTCCCTGCGCCTCAACCCAAAAACAAGGATATACCCAGCATCACAAGGTGTTGATTTTTGCGGATACCGCATCTGGAAAACCCACATCCTTCCCAGGAAGCGGACCGTCAAGAAGACAAGGCGCAGGATGAAGGGTTTCGTGCATAGATATGCAAACGGGACGATATCTGCGGAGACGATCAGGCAAAGCCTGTCGAGCTGGCTCGGATACATGAAGCACTGCAATGGATACAGAACGACAATAGGAGAGCTCAAGCGCATTAGCCAGGAGTGCAGGCGATGCGGTGTCAATTTTGGCGAACTGTTTTGGTGGTTGCGAGATAAAACCGGATGA
- a CDS encoding ABC transporter substrate-binding protein, whose translation MIMNRVYVQKTLLLLAIILFTAVGSVQAKEYQLAGMFSLSYANGLKADWGNYALQCAQFAIEDVNNSGILGDDKLAMKEENISNYRCRIQGSDVIAEKLFKKKNIIAMVGADCSGPAVKIAKVGAKYKIPTISYGSNAESLSSVENFPYFIRVVSPSSVIDTSLIRTAQHFGAKTISIFHTTDAWGMGGMESAAAEAKKLGLKADICGYPRNTNFYKVFTWLSRKKAMGIKHFAIIMPVPDTYTVYMAAKSLGMTKSGYYFYSSEMLSADNPPKGIYAAIGSFAPKAKMPEGKKIDQLREKLSKVEGKIIDANDVTFYWGVMGYDNIWAVAHAIKLAKDDGVTNITGEKLMPYLRKINYEGLSGKISIRPGTNDRAAMDLNIMNLRGYADPENGYFNHWLRKIFAPKSLNIVYEPIGVLDSTNDTLSIDINKVILTGGGKPCASCLK comes from the coding sequence ATGATCATGAATCGTGTATATGTACAAAAAACTTTGCTACTTCTTGCCATAATTTTATTTACGGCAGTGGGAAGCGTACAGGCCAAGGAATATCAATTGGCAGGCATGTTTTCTCTGAGCTACGCCAATGGTCTTAAGGCTGATTGGGGAAACTATGCATTGCAATGTGCTCAATTTGCCATTGAAGACGTTAATAATTCTGGCATTTTGGGGGATGATAAGCTCGCGATGAAAGAAGAAAACATCTCCAATTATCGATGCAGAATACAGGGAAGCGATGTTATTGCCGAAAAATTGTTCAAGAAAAAAAACATCATAGCAATGGTTGGTGCAGACTGCTCTGGTCCTGCCGTTAAAATTGCCAAAGTCGGAGCAAAATATAAAATACCGACTATTTCATACGGATCAAATGCGGAAAGCTTGAGCTCTGTTGAAAATTTTCCCTATTTTATTCGCGTGGTCTCTCCTAGTTCGGTTATCGATACGAGCCTGATTCGGACGGCACAACATTTTGGGGCAAAGACAATCAGTATTTTTCATACAACCGATGCCTGGGGCATGGGTGGTATGGAATCTGCTGCAGCTGAAGCCAAAAAGCTGGGGCTCAAGGCTGACATATGCGGATACCCGAGAAATACAAATTTCTACAAGGTGTTTACCTGGTTGAGTCGAAAAAAGGCGATGGGGATCAAGCACTTTGCCATCATCATGCCTGTCCCTGACACGTACACCGTATATATGGCTGCAAAATCTCTGGGCATGACAAAATCGGGCTATTATTTTTATTCATCTGAAATGCTGTCTGCGGATAACCCTCCCAAGGGAATCTATGCGGCCATTGGGAGCTTTGCCCCCAAAGCCAAGATGCCTGAAGGCAAAAAAATTGACCAGTTGCGAGAGAAGCTTAGCAAGGTTGAAGGCAAAATAATTGATGCCAACGATGTCACGTTCTACTGGGGCGTCATGGGGTATGATAATATCTGGGCCGTTGCCCATGCCATCAAACTGGCTAAGGATGACGGGGTTACCAATATCACCGGCGAAAAACTCATGCCCTATCTCCGCAAGATCAATTACGAAGGACTGAGCGGAAAAATTTCAATTCGTCCTGGTACCAATGACCGCGCGGCCATGGACCTGAACATCATGAATCTTCGCGGGTATGCCGATCCGGAAAATGGTTATTTCAATCACTGGTTGCGAAAAATATTCGCACCCAAATCTCTGAACATTGTTTATGAACCTATAGGCGTTCTCGACAGTACCAACGATACGCTGTCCATTGATATCAACAAGGTCATTTTGACGGGTGGGGGCAAGCCCTGTGCATCGTGCCTCAAATAG
- a CDS encoding cation:proton antiporter domain-containing protein produces MIAENVFVEIAAILGLATLTGIIGQKLRQPLIIMFLATGILAGPSFLGIIQSHEQIELLAHIGIALLLFIVGLKLDLKLIRTTGPVALATGLGQIVFTSLIGFLLAAAMGMSFLSAAYVSVSLTFSSTIIIVKLLSDKKEIDSLHGQIALGFLIVQDIAAILALVGLTTAGASVSGEDTGYLLFLMVGLKGVWLLGTVALLMKYVIPYLTRWLAHSLELLTLFAITWAVLLGAGSELLGFSKEVGAFLAGVSLASTTFRDSIGARLTSLRDFLLLFFFINLGAQLNWSMVGSQLGASLIFSIFVLLGNPLIVLIIMGIMGYRRRTAFLAGLTVAQISEFSLIVAALGLSLGHITEETVGLITLVGVVTIFLSTYMILYSYPLYRVLSSPLKIFERQNPYREAAIDTFTELKDVDVILVGLGNYGSGLMENFLRRKNVIVGVDFDPNTLEKWRKKGVPVFYGDMADPEMHEHLPLKKARWVISAVRSQEMNLALIHNLKKNNYAGKVALTARNSQEAATFERAGANLIFQPFKDATEQAADALTYAMDFLPEHVDWPVSFLELRIRSDALAAGKAIKELPLSASGISILAASRGGRIFYEPTPEFRIFPSDRLLLIGHPDGLKEAENMLNQLKPLKDTEEKDPFEIAEIMVSKHSDLSGRSLAELHFRQQFNATLIGIRRGDEQITTINPGEKVYGGDCLIVIGKAGAINELKNLAPL; encoded by the coding sequence ATGATTGCTGAAAATGTATTTGTGGAAATCGCTGCAATACTTGGCCTGGCAACGTTGACCGGGATCATCGGACAAAAATTGCGGCAACCATTGATCATCATGTTCCTGGCAACAGGTATTTTAGCCGGCCCCTCGTTTCTGGGCATTATTCAAAGCCATGAACAGATCGAACTTTTGGCCCATATCGGGATAGCTCTCTTACTGTTTATTGTCGGCCTCAAACTTGATCTGAAGCTGATCCGGACCACCGGTCCCGTCGCCCTGGCAACCGGCCTGGGACAGATCGTATTCACCTCGCTGATCGGATTTCTTTTGGCCGCGGCCATGGGCATGTCCTTTCTCAGTGCAGCCTATGTCTCCGTATCGCTTACATTTTCAAGCACGATTATCATCGTCAAACTCCTGTCGGACAAAAAAGAGATCGATTCCCTGCATGGACAGATCGCTCTTGGATTTCTCATTGTTCAGGATATTGCAGCCATTCTGGCTCTGGTCGGATTGACCACGGCAGGGGCATCTGTCAGCGGAGAGGATACGGGATATCTCTTGTTTCTTATGGTCGGCTTAAAAGGGGTGTGGCTGTTGGGCACAGTTGCCCTGCTGATGAAGTACGTCATTCCCTACCTGACCCGGTGGCTGGCACATTCACTGGAACTGCTGACTCTCTTTGCCATTACCTGGGCGGTCCTTCTCGGAGCAGGCAGTGAGCTGCTGGGGTTCAGCAAGGAGGTCGGGGCATTTCTGGCAGGTGTCTCTCTGGCTTCCACGACCTTCAGAGATTCCATTGGAGCGCGGCTCACCAGCCTTCGGGACTTCCTCCTTTTATTTTTCTTCATTAATCTTGGCGCACAGCTGAACTGGTCCATGGTGGGCTCGCAATTGGGTGCTTCACTGATCTTTTCCATCTTTGTACTTTTGGGCAACCCACTCATTGTTTTGATTATCATGGGAATCATGGGATACCGGCGTCGCACCGCGTTTCTCGCCGGTCTTACCGTGGCCCAGATCAGTGAATTTTCCCTGATTGTGGCTGCCCTGGGGCTGAGTCTCGGCCACATTACCGAAGAGACAGTGGGGCTGATCACCCTTGTTGGCGTGGTCACCATCTTTCTGTCCACCTACATGATACTTTATTCCTACCCCCTGTACCGTGTACTTTCCTCCCCATTGAAGATCTTTGAAAGACAAAATCCTTATCGGGAAGCGGCCATAGATACGTTTACCGAACTGAAGGATGTTGACGTCATTTTAGTGGGGCTGGGCAATTATGGCAGCGGGCTGATGGAAAATTTTTTACGACGGAAAAATGTCATTGTGGGGGTCGACTTTGATCCTAACACTCTGGAAAAATGGCGAAAAAAAGGTGTGCCTGTTTTTTACGGGGATATGGCTGACCCGGAAATGCATGAACATTTACCCCTGAAAAAAGCGCGATGGGTCATCAGCGCTGTTCGTTCCCAAGAGATGAACCTGGCGCTCATCCATAACCTCAAAAAGAATAACTATGCAGGAAAAGTGGCGTTAACAGCAAGAAACAGCCAGGAGGCCGCTACCTTTGAAAGGGCCGGTGCCAACCTGATATTTCAGCCTTTTAAGGACGCAACAGAACAGGCTGCCGACGCATTGACCTATGCCATGGATTTTCTGCCGGAGCATGTTGACTGGCCGGTCTCGTTCCTTGAGCTGCGTATTCGGTCCGATGCGCTGGCTGCCGGAAAGGCCATCAAGGAACTGCCTTTGTCCGCTTCCGGCATATCCATTCTGGCAGCCAGTCGCGGGGGGCGCATTTTTTATGAACCCACACCGGAATTCAGAATTTTCCCTTCAGATCGTTTGCTCCTCATAGGCCATCCGGATGGTCTGAAGGAGGCGGAAAATATGCTGAATCAACTCAAACCCCTGAAAGACACGGAAGAGAAAGACCCCTTTGAAATCGCCGAAATCATGGTTTCAAAACATTCTGATCTTTCAGGCAGGTCGCTGGCCGAACTTCACTTCCGTCAGCAATTCAATGCAACGCTCATCGGCATACGCAGAGGGGATGAGCAGATCACCACGATCAACCCTGGCGAAAAAGTGTACGGCGGGGATTGCCTGATCGTCATCGGCAAGGCCGGGGCCATCAACGAGCTCAAAAATCTCGCCCCTCTTTAA
- a CDS encoding phage major tropism determinant: protein MRRQWRNEDSAETKILAETLSLAQTLRGMQGVPILTVNDDGDGVVINAETVVPMISGDAHTSFVLEEGLEIKDLDIGSLTLGQNYGVYVCDDGSKYGEAVISANTTAPDGYTATNSIKIGGFHYGRVRTYDQRFDKTATLDVQVVPNSVWDLICRPACLDPAGMAKVGGVWVDIYLNSEDGTQWPETIPQSVYGAVPLTGTEGYSYFDYAQLAANAGKRLPTYQEFLAYAYGVPAGNTGASGRVNTGSQDWMVSCANIDQPSGNVYQLTGNLGFGGGSSWASHDEGVDSAYDHGDLYGSVYQLRVGGDWGDPAGARCALAYSTVWNVDGNVGLRCVSDPL, encoded by the coding sequence ATGAGAAGACAATGGCGAAACGAGGATAGCGCCGAGACGAAAATTCTGGCGGAGACCCTTTCCCTGGCCCAGACCCTGCGAGGCATGCAGGGCGTGCCCATTCTCACGGTAAACGATGACGGGGACGGTGTTGTCATCAACGCCGAAACCGTGGTCCCCATGATATCTGGCGACGCCCATACCAGCTTTGTGCTGGAAGAAGGCCTTGAGATTAAAGATCTTGACATCGGATCGCTGACTCTCGGACAGAACTATGGCGTGTATGTGTGCGACGACGGATCAAAATACGGCGAGGCCGTCATATCTGCAAACACAACAGCCCCGGACGGGTATACGGCGACAAATTCAATCAAGATCGGAGGGTTCCACTACGGTCGTGTCAGGACGTATGACCAGAGGTTCGACAAAACAGCTACGCTGGACGTACAGGTTGTCCCAAACTCTGTATGGGATCTGATATGTCGCCCGGCATGCCTTGACCCGGCAGGAATGGCCAAGGTCGGCGGCGTTTGGGTCGATATCTATCTCAATTCTGAAGACGGGACTCAGTGGCCGGAAACCATCCCGCAGTCTGTGTATGGAGCCGTTCCGCTCACAGGGACAGAAGGATATTCCTATTTTGACTATGCCCAACTTGCTGCAAATGCCGGCAAGCGTCTTCCGACATACCAGGAGTTCCTTGCGTACGCATACGGGGTGCCAGCAGGAAACACCGGGGCGTCAGGCCGGGTGAACACGGGCAGTCAGGACTGGATGGTCAGCTGCGCGAACATCGACCAGCCGAGCGGGAATGTATACCAGTTGACCGGGAATCTTGGTTTCGGCGGAGGATCATCGTGGGCGTCACACGACGAGGGAGTTGACAGCGCATACGACCATGGCGATTTATACGGAAGTGTGTACCAGCTCAGAGTCGGCGGCGACTGGGGCGACCCTGCCGGGGCCCGCTGCGCGCTCGCGTACAGCACGGTGTGGAACGTGGACGGGAACGTGGGCCTGCGCTGCGTCAGCGATCCACTGTAA
- a CDS encoding DUF302 domain-containing protein: protein MKKMIMTTCLILFFAMYAQAADGVINVQSASNVKETADRMENILKEKGMTVFNRIQHSEGANTVGIKLRDTELILFGNPKVGSPLIKCQQSVAIDLPQKALIWEDDNGHVWISYNDPKYLAQRHVIVGCEDVLLKIEKALSGIANAAAMK, encoded by the coding sequence ATGAAAAAAATGATTATGACAACGTGTTTGATATTGTTTTTTGCAATGTATGCACAGGCAGCAGATGGTGTGATCAATGTTCAGAGCGCATCCAATGTCAAGGAAACGGCAGATAGAATGGAAAATATTTTGAAAGAAAAGGGTATGACTGTATTCAATCGAATACAGCATTCAGAAGGCGCGAATACAGTCGGCATCAAACTTCGGGATACTGAGCTCATACTCTTTGGTAATCCAAAGGTTGGCAGTCCTCTTATCAAATGTCAGCAAAGTGTTGCCATTGATTTGCCTCAAAAAGCATTAATCTGGGAAGATGACAACGGGCATGTCTGGATATCCTATAATGATCCAAAATATTTGGCACAAAGACATGTTATTGTTGGCTGTGAAGACGTTCTTTTAAAAATAGAAAAAGCGCTGTCTGGCATAGCAAATGCTGCTGCAATGAAATAA
- a CDS encoding universal stress protein has protein sequence MKRFKNILYVTETTVNQASALAQAVSLAENNLADMTVMDVIPPQGMMAGMDLPAGGPMAESLSTPVESHRRKKLEAMIRPFSERLHVRLKVLVGKPYLEAIQAVVQTGHDLLIKPAENPGWTRRLFGSDDLHLLRKCPCPVWLIKPTAKQNNNCILAAVDFPPAASGSAENDLNREILELAASLALANFASLHIVHAWEALGGKTILSRGSTSSEGLGHYIEREHDRHRQELDRLAGQLREWVGSEAYDYLAPVFHLPEGAPKKVIPPLAKGLRADLVVMGTAARTGISGLIMGNTAEAILDQLTCSVLAIKPPGFTPPVKLTR, from the coding sequence ATGAAACGATTTAAAAACATTCTCTACGTAACCGAAACAACGGTGAACCAGGCTTCGGCTCTGGCCCAGGCTGTCTCATTGGCGGAAAATAATCTGGCCGATATGACTGTTATGGATGTCATCCCCCCCCAGGGGATGATGGCCGGCATGGACCTGCCAGCAGGAGGACCCATGGCCGAAAGTCTGTCGACTCCAGTGGAGTCCCATCGTCGCAAAAAACTGGAAGCCATGATCCGGCCCTTTAGTGAACGTCTGCACGTTCGTCTGAAAGTTCTGGTTGGCAAACCATATCTTGAAGCGATTCAGGCTGTTGTGCAGACCGGGCATGATCTGCTGATCAAACCTGCAGAGAATCCGGGCTGGACGCGCAGGCTTTTCGGCAGCGACGACCTGCACCTTCTGCGCAAATGCCCTTGTCCGGTCTGGCTCATCAAACCGACGGCAAAACAGAACAACAACTGCATCCTGGCGGCCGTGGATTTCCCTCCGGCAGCTTCCGGTTCTGCAGAAAACGATCTTAACCGCGAAATTCTGGAACTGGCCGCCTCTCTGGCTCTGGCAAACTTCGCCTCCCTGCACATTGTCCATGCCTGGGAAGCCCTTGGTGGAAAGACCATCCTGTCCCGGGGAAGCACGTCGTCGGAAGGACTGGGCCATTACATTGAAAGGGAGCATGATCGCCATAGACAGGAACTCGACCGGCTGGCCGGACAACTTCGGGAGTGGGTCGGCAGTGAGGCATACGACTACCTCGCACCAGTCTTTCATCTGCCTGAGGGAGCGCCAAAAAAGGTGATTCCTCCTCTGGCAAAAGGGTTGAGAGCGGATCTGGTCGTCATGGGAACGGCCGCACGTACCGGCATATCGGGACTGATCATGGGCAATACCGCAGAGGCCATTCTTGACCAGCTCACATGTTCGGTCCTGGCCATCAAGCCTCCCGGGTTCACCCCCCCGGTCAAACTTACCAGATGA